From a region of the Lactuca sativa cultivar Salinas chromosome 4, Lsat_Salinas_v11, whole genome shotgun sequence genome:
- the LOC111882896 gene encoding tyrosine decarboxylase has protein sequence MNPLNPIEFRRQCHMVTDFVVDYYQNIEKYPVRSQVKPGYLLESLPDCAPMYPESIEDILKDVQKDIIPGITHWQSPNFFAYFPASLNTASFLGEMLLNGFSVVGFNWESSPAATELEIIVMEWLLKLLQLPQSFSTSSNNGGGGGVLLGSTCEAFICTILAAKEKTLDQIGRDNTENLAVYCSDQTHFSFHKSAKVVGIKPENVRQVLTTRSTNFELSPESLDEMIKRDLEDGLIPIYLCATVGTTSTTAVDPLGPLCEVASKYNMWVHVDAAYAGSACICPEFRHFLDGVEGASSFSFNAHKWLLTNLACCCLWVKDKASFTKPLSTTSELMANESTESGKVVDYKDWQISLARRFQALKLWMVLRSYGTTALREYIRKHVKMAKDFEGLVNMDARFEIMAPRYFSMVCFRVSPYAISQHHDNDHKANELNQMLLESVNATGRVYMTHSVVGGVYIIRFSVGAGLTEDRHVNMAWELVQGEATSLLGEPKTRDQF, from the coding sequence ATGAATCCCTTGAACCCAATAGAATTCAGGAGGCAATGCCATATGGTCACTGACTTCGTTGTCGATTATTACCAGAACATAGAAAAGTACCCTGTTAGAAGCCAAGTTAAACCAGGTTATCTATTAGAAAGTTTGCCCGACTGTGCTCCAATGTACCCTGAGTCAATTGAAGATATACTGAAGGATGTGCAGAAGGATATTATTCCAGGCATAACACATTGGCAAAGTCCAAATTTTTTTGCCTACTTTCCAGCCAGCTTAAACACGGCAAGCTTTCTAGGGGAAATGCTTCTCAATGGTTTTAGTGTTGTCGGATTCAACTGGGAATCTTCCCCTGCAGCAACAGAACTAGAGATCATCGTCATGGAGTGGTTGTTAAAATTACTCCAGCTTCCCCAGTCGTTCTCAACTTCAAGTAATaacggtggaggtggtggtgtttTGCTTGGCAGTACCTGTGAAGCCTTCATTTGCACAATTCTTGCTGCCAAAGAGAAGACACTTGATCAAATTGGAAGAGACAACACAGAGAATCTTGCAGTCTACTGTTCTGACCAAACCCATTTTTCCTTCCACAAGTCAGCAAAAGTTGTTGGGATAAAACCTGAGAATGTTCGACAAGTCTTGACAACTAGGTCAACGAACTTTGAACTGTCTCCAGAATCCCTAGATGAGATGATTAAAAGAGATCTTGAAGATGGTTTAATTCCAATCTATTTATGTGCAACTGTTGGGACAACCTCAACGACAGCCGTGGACCCATTGGGGCCTTTGTGTGAGGTGGCTAGCAAATATAATATGTGGGTTCACGTGGATGCTGCCTATGCTGGAAGTGCATGTATCTGCCCTGAGTTTCGTCACTTCCTTGATGGTGTCGAGGGTGCAAGCTCCTTCAGTTTTAATGCTCACAAATGGCTGCTCACAAATCTGGCTTGCTGCTGCCTTTGGGTTAAAGACAAAGCTTCATTTACCAAACCACTCTCCACAACCTCAGAGTTGATGGCAAACGAATCCACTGAATCAGGGAAAGTCGTCGACTACAAAGACTGGCAGATATCACTAGCACGAAGATTTCAAGCCTTAAAGTTATGGATGGTGCTAAGGAGCTATGGGACGACTGCTTTGAGGGAATACATAAGAAAGCATGTGAAAATGGCCAAGGATTTTGAAGGGCTCGTCAACATGGACGCTAGGTTTGAGATTATGGCGCCTAGATACTTTTCTATGGTTTGTTTTAGAGTTTCTCCATATGCTATTAGTCAGCACCATGACAACGACCATAAAGCAAATGAATTGAACCAGATGTTATTGGAATCGGTGAATGCAACCGGGCGAGTTTACATGACACATTCGGTGGTTGGAGGAGTTTATATTATCCGATTTTCTGTGGGGGCAGGTCTCACCGAAGACAGACATGTAAATATGGCTTGGGAGTTGGTGCAAGGTGAAGCAACTTCCCTTCTCGGTGAACCAAAGACCAGAGACCAGTTCTAA